The following are encoded together in the Penaeus chinensis breed Huanghai No. 1 chromosome 20, ASM1920278v2, whole genome shotgun sequence genome:
- the LOC125036185 gene encoding uncharacterized protein LOC125036185, whose translation MEYGNMEINETTESGGQDGGRIPVAPESSAFMSGASSAPVTARAPRRRARSRGPTAAPGHFVTGAVPMQMQTPSTNSPSFGFTEGASNVGGDPAGSRVPVPRSRDPKPARRERLPATET comes from the coding sequence ATGGAATACGGGAACATGGAAATCAACGAGACGACGGAAAGCGGGGGGCAAGATGGCGGGAGGATCCCGGTCGCTCCAGAAAGCAGTGCTTTCATGTCGGGAGCATCGTCAGCGCCTGTGACAGCGAGGGCGCCCAGGAGGAGAGCGAGGTCCCGAGGGCCTACAGCAGCGCCAGGCCATTTCGTCACAGGAGCCGTCCCGATGCAGATGCAAACTCCGAGCACGAATTCGCCGTCATTTGGATTCACGGAAGGAGCGAGTAACGTAGGCGGCGACCCCGCAGGCTCTCGCGTACCAGTACCTCGTTCGAGAGACCCAAAACCTGCGCGCAGAGAACGCCTCCCTGCAACAGAAACTTGA